A genomic window from Cricetulus griseus strain 17A/GY chromosome 4, alternate assembly CriGri-PICRH-1.0, whole genome shotgun sequence includes:
- the Vps29 gene encoding vacuolar protein sorting-associated protein 29 isoform X5: MLVLVLGDLHIPHRCNSLPAKFKKLLVPGKIQHILCTGNLCTKESYDYLKTLAGDVHIVRGDFDENLNYPEQKVVTVGQFKIGLIHGHQVIPWGDMASLALLQRQFDVDILISGHTHKFEAFEHENKFYINPGSATGAYNALETNIIPSFVLMDIQASTVVTYVYQLIGDDVKVERIEYKKS, from the exons TTGGTGTTGGTGTTAGGAGATCTGCACATCCCACACCGGTGCAACAGCCTGCCGGCTAAATTCAAAAAACTGCTGGTGCCAGGAAAAATCCAGCACATTCTCTGCACTGGAAACCTTTGCACCAAGGAGAGTTATGACTATCTCAAGACTCTGGCTGGTGACGTCCACATCGTAAGAGGAGACTTCGATGAG AATCTGAATTATCCAGAACAGAAGGTTGTGACTGTGGGGCAGTTCAAGATTGGTCTGATCCATGGACACCAAGTTATTCCATGGGGAGACATGGCTAGCTTAGCCCTGCTGCAGAGGCAGTTTGATGTGGACATTCTTatctcaggacacacacacaaatttgaagCATTTGAGCATGAAAATAAATTCTACATTAACCCAGGTTCCGCCACTGGGGCATATAATGCCTTGGAAAC aaatatTATTCCGTCATTTGTGCTGATGGATATCCAGGCTTCTACAGTGGTCACTTACGTCTATCAGCTTATTGGAGATGACGTCAAAGTAGAACGAATTGAGTACAAAAAATCTTAA
- the Fam216a gene encoding protein FAM216A isoform X3, whose product MGQEGLDHDLLDGSAGHFYHQNSKGTGGQHKADKIKEGHRVYSHIAKLQELWETTQVQTIQIPKSMADSSFLKHPELTAGQKRYLCSIAKICNSGYLRTLMKRQYMHVLHQGSQKPGALTHHRSHISSHYSQKQHSPCTTWRHHLEREESLSIAAATPEMIIHSLWRPLRHKEGLKIGYASKTRCKSLKTFRRQGRLLLLPVSLDDSQPCMSEETKEEELLNKCMQSMSIQEPGTSQVNLTASIPSSAIS is encoded by the exons ATGGGCCAGGAAGGCCTTGATCATGACTTGCTTGACGG GTCAGCTGGACATTTTTATCACCAGAATTCCAAAGGCACTGGTGGACAGCATAAAGCAG ATAAAATTAAAGAGGGACACAGAGTGTACTCACACATTGCCAAGCTGCAGGAGTTATGGGAAACTACTCAAGTCCAAACAATTCAAATCCCTAAGTCAATGGCAGATTCATCTTTTCTAAAG CATCCAGAACTCACTGCAGGGCAGAAGCGCTACCTGTGCAGCATTGCTAAGATCTGTAACTCCGGCTACCTGAGGACCTTAATGAAGAGGCAATACATGCACGTGCTTCATCAGGGCTCACAAAAGCCAG GTGCCCTCACTCATCACAGGAGCCATATCAGCTCTCACTACTCACAGAAACAGCATTCCCCCTGCACTACATGGCGACACCATCTGGAGAGAGAGGAATCTTTGAGCATTGCGGCTGCAACACCTGAAATGATCATCCATTCCCTGTGGAGACCACTGAGACACAAGGAAGG GTTAAAAATTGGATACGCATCAAAAACAAGATGTAAGTCACTGAAGACATTTAGAAGACAAGGCAGACTGCTTTTGCTACCAG TTTCTTTAGATGATTCTCAACCATGCATGAgtgaagaaacaaaggaggaagagCTACTGAATAAGTGCATGCAGTCCATGTCTATTCAAGAGCCGGGAACATCTCAGGTCAACCTGACAGCCTCCATACCAAGTTCAGCCATCAGTTAA
- the Fam216a gene encoding protein FAM216A isoform X2 yields the protein MPSRCPGVAELPALVRTEGCDGSAGHFYHQNSKGTGGQHKADKIKEGHRVYSHIAKLQELWETTQVQTIQIPKSMADSSFLKHPELTAGQKRYLCSIAKICNSGYLRTLMKRQYMHVLHQGSQKPGALTHHRSHISSHYSQKQHSPCTTWRHHLEREESLSIAAATPEMIIHSLWRPLRHKEGLKIGYASKTRCKSLKTFRRQGRLLLLPVSLDDSQPCMSEETKEEELLNKCMQSMSIQEPGTSQVNLTASIPSSAIS from the exons ATGCCGAGCCGTTGTCCCGGGGTCGCAGAGCTGCCTGCATTGGTCAGGACCGAAGGCTGCGACGG GTCAGCTGGACATTTTTATCACCAGAATTCCAAAGGCACTGGTGGACAGCATAAAGCAG ATAAAATTAAAGAGGGACACAGAGTGTACTCACACATTGCCAAGCTGCAGGAGTTATGGGAAACTACTCAAGTCCAAACAATTCAAATCCCTAAGTCAATGGCAGATTCATCTTTTCTAAAG CATCCAGAACTCACTGCAGGGCAGAAGCGCTACCTGTGCAGCATTGCTAAGATCTGTAACTCCGGCTACCTGAGGACCTTAATGAAGAGGCAATACATGCACGTGCTTCATCAGGGCTCACAAAAGCCAG GTGCCCTCACTCATCACAGGAGCCATATCAGCTCTCACTACTCACAGAAACAGCATTCCCCCTGCACTACATGGCGACACCATCTGGAGAGAGAGGAATCTTTGAGCATTGCGGCTGCAACACCTGAAATGATCATCCATTCCCTGTGGAGACCACTGAGACACAAGGAAGG GTTAAAAATTGGATACGCATCAAAAACAAGATGTAAGTCACTGAAGACATTTAGAAGACAAGGCAGACTGCTTTTGCTACCAG TTTCTTTAGATGATTCTCAACCATGCATGAgtgaagaaacaaaggaggaagagCTACTGAATAAGTGCATGCAGTCCATGTCTATTCAAGAGCCGGGAACATCTCAGGTCAACCTGACAGCCTCCATACCAAGTTCAGCCATCAGTTAA
- the Vps29 gene encoding vacuolar protein sorting-associated protein 29 isoform X2: MVSTAAAAAAAAAATRAGHRLVLVLGDLHIPHRCNSLPAKFKKLLVPGKIQHILCTGNLCTKESYDYLKTLAGDVHIVRGDFDENLNYPEQKVVTVGQFKIGLIHGHQVIPWGDMASLALLQRQFDVDILISGHTHKFEAFEHENKFYINPGSATGAYNALETNIIPSFVLMDIQASTVVTYVYQLIGDDVKVERIEYKKS; this comes from the exons TTGGTGTTGGTGTTAGGAGATCTGCACATCCCACACCGGTGCAACAGCCTGCCGGCTAAATTCAAAAAACTGCTGGTGCCAGGAAAAATCCAGCACATTCTCTGCACTGGAAACCTTTGCACCAAGGAGAGTTATGACTATCTCAAGACTCTGGCTGGTGACGTCCACATCGTAAGAGGAGACTTCGATGAG AATCTGAATTATCCAGAACAGAAGGTTGTGACTGTGGGGCAGTTCAAGATTGGTCTGATCCATGGACACCAAGTTATTCCATGGGGAGACATGGCTAGCTTAGCCCTGCTGCAGAGGCAGTTTGATGTGGACATTCTTatctcaggacacacacacaaatttgaagCATTTGAGCATGAAAATAAATTCTACATTAACCCAGGTTCCGCCACTGGGGCATATAATGCCTTGGAAAC aaatatTATTCCGTCATTTGTGCTGATGGATATCCAGGCTTCTACAGTGGTCACTTACGTCTATCAGCTTATTGGAGATGACGTCAAAGTAGAACGAATTGAGTACAAAAAATCTTAA
- the Vps29 gene encoding vacuolar protein sorting-associated protein 29 isoform X4: protein MAGHRLVLVLGDLHIPHRCNSLPAKFKKLLVPGKIQHILCTGNLCTKESYDYLKTLAGDVHIVRGDFDENLNYPEQKVVTVGQFKIGLIHGHQVIPWGDMASLALLQRQFDVDILISGHTHKFEAFEHENKFYINPGSATGAYNALETNIIPSFVLMDIQASTVVTYVYQLIGDDVKVERIEYKKS, encoded by the exons TTGGTGTTGGTGTTAGGAGATCTGCACATCCCACACCGGTGCAACAGCCTGCCGGCTAAATTCAAAAAACTGCTGGTGCCAGGAAAAATCCAGCACATTCTCTGCACTGGAAACCTTTGCACCAAGGAGAGTTATGACTATCTCAAGACTCTGGCTGGTGACGTCCACATCGTAAGAGGAGACTTCGATGAG AATCTGAATTATCCAGAACAGAAGGTTGTGACTGTGGGGCAGTTCAAGATTGGTCTGATCCATGGACACCAAGTTATTCCATGGGGAGACATGGCTAGCTTAGCCCTGCTGCAGAGGCAGTTTGATGTGGACATTCTTatctcaggacacacacacaaatttgaagCATTTGAGCATGAAAATAAATTCTACATTAACCCAGGTTCCGCCACTGGGGCATATAATGCCTTGGAAAC aaatatTATTCCGTCATTTGTGCTGATGGATATCCAGGCTTCTACAGTGGTCACTTACGTCTATCAGCTTATTGGAGATGACGTCAAAGTAGAACGAATTGAGTACAAAAAATCTTAA
- the Vps29 gene encoding vacuolar protein sorting-associated protein 29 isoform X3 yields MVSTAAAAAAAAAATRLVLVLGDLHIPHRCNSLPAKFKKLLVPGKIQHILCTGNLCTKESYDYLKTLAGDVHIVRGDFDENLNYPEQKVVTVGQFKIGLIHGHQVIPWGDMASLALLQRQFDVDILISGHTHKFEAFEHENKFYINPGSATGAYNALETNIIPSFVLMDIQASTVVTYVYQLIGDDVKVERIEYKKS; encoded by the exons TTGGTGTTGGTGTTAGGAGATCTGCACATCCCACACCGGTGCAACAGCCTGCCGGCTAAATTCAAAAAACTGCTGGTGCCAGGAAAAATCCAGCACATTCTCTGCACTGGAAACCTTTGCACCAAGGAGAGTTATGACTATCTCAAGACTCTGGCTGGTGACGTCCACATCGTAAGAGGAGACTTCGATGAG AATCTGAATTATCCAGAACAGAAGGTTGTGACTGTGGGGCAGTTCAAGATTGGTCTGATCCATGGACACCAAGTTATTCCATGGGGAGACATGGCTAGCTTAGCCCTGCTGCAGAGGCAGTTTGATGTGGACATTCTTatctcaggacacacacacaaatttgaagCATTTGAGCATGAAAATAAATTCTACATTAACCCAGGTTCCGCCACTGGGGCATATAATGCCTTGGAAAC aaatatTATTCCGTCATTTGTGCTGATGGATATCCAGGCTTCTACAGTGGTCACTTACGTCTATCAGCTTATTGGAGATGACGTCAAAGTAGAACGAATTGAGTACAAAAAATCTTAA